In Fusarium oxysporum f. sp. lycopersici 4287 chromosome 2, whole genome shotgun sequence, a genomic segment contains:
- a CDS encoding ATP-dependent RNA helicase DBP10, with translation MPQRGVSPTPSDGEIDIFGSLYPGDGENENGGNDGSADFDFDGLLNGPEPGNDDNDEAFIALQQAASFRKASNLKGRTVKKGGGFQAMGLNSNLLKAITRKGFSVPTPIQRKAIPLILDRKDLVGMARTGSGKTAAFVIPMIERLRAHSARFGTRALILSPSRELAIQTLKVVKEFSRGTDLKCVLLVGGDSLEEQFGSMAANPDIVIATPGRFLHLKVEMSLDLSSIKYVVFDEADRLFEMGFAAQLTEILHALPPSRQSLLFSATLPASLVEFARAGLQDPSLVRLDAETKVSPDLESAFFSVKGAEKEGSLLHILHDVIKMPVGAPVSAEDSETGSKKRKRGADGSSGKPTEHSTIIFTATKHHVEYLANLLIYAGFAVSYVYGSLDQTARRIQVEDFRRGKTNILVVTDVAARGIDIPVLANVINFDFPPQPKVFVHRVGRTARAGQRGWSYSLVRDTDAPYLLDLQLFLGKRLVIGQEAKNPSFADDVVVGALKRDPVEAQVEWFNKALYESEDISALRGVAIKAEKLYLRTRNSAASQSAKRSKELVGSEGWTQLHALFGEDVDGAEQARANMLARISGFRPQETIFEIGGRRDKGTTEAAEVMKQLRKRITPRRQTEKKDDDDFDGIDDDVPVGAEVDAMSDEDEDQMDVDEAPEESDDGLEVTVSNTNSKKGQTDWRDSEVFMSYTPRTFNAAEERGYGVSSGGQDSSNFVEAARGVTMDLTNDENAKSFGEPTRSKMRWDKKSKKYVSRENDDDGSKGAKMIRGESGVKIAASFQSGRFDKWKRANRLGKLPHVGEAERPGGANHVAHIPSGVRYKHKQERAPKEADKYRDDFQVRKKRVDEAREKRVGRFRDGMGSKKELKGRDDIRKARQEKEKKRLKNARPTRKK, from the exons ATGCCACAACGCGGCGTCTCACCGACCCCTTCTGATGGGGAGATTGATATCTTTGGGTCGTTATACCCCGGCGACGGCGAAAACGAGAATGGCGGCAACGATGGCAGCGCGGACTTCGACTTCGACGGCCTGTTGAACGGCCCAGAGCCCGGCAACGATGACAACGACGAGGCCTTCATTGCCCTTCAACAGGCGGCTTCTTTTCGAAAAGCATCCAATCTTAAGGGTAGAACAGTCAAGAAGGGTGGAGGTTTCCAGGCAATGG GTCTGAACAGCAACCTCCTAAAGGCCATTACACGGAAAGGTTTCTCGGTCCCAACTCCAATCCAACGTAAAGCCATTCCTTTGATTCTGGACAGAAAAGATTTGGTCGGCATGGCCAGGACAGGTTCCGGAAAGACAGCAGCCTTCGTTATTCCTATGATCGAACGATTGCGCGCGCATAGCGCCAGGTTCGGAACACGAGCGCTTATCCTTTCGCCCTCTCGAGAACTCGCGATCCAAACTTTGAAGGTTGTGAAGGAATTCAGCAGAGGGACCGACTTAAAGTGCGTTTTgcttgttggtggtgataGTCTGGAGGAGCAGTTCGGATCTATGGCCGCCAATCCCGATATCGTGATCGCAACACCTGGACGATTCCTTCATTTGAAGGTCGAGATGTCTTTGGACCTTTCTTCTATCAAATACGTGGTTTTCGATGAAGCTGATCGCTTGTTTGAAATGGGTTTTGCGGCACAGTTGACTGAAATCCTTCATGCACTTCCACCTTCAAGGCAAAGTTTACTCTTCTCTGCGACGTTGCCTGCCTCTTTGGTTGAATTCGCTCGCGCCGGCTTACAAGATCCAAGTCTCGTGCGACTTGATGCCGAGACAAAGGTCTCTCCTGATCTCGAGAGTGCTTTCTTCTCTGTCAAGGGTGCTGAAAAGGAGGGATCTTTGTTGCATATCCTCCACGACGTCATCAAGATGCCAGTCGGAGCCCCAGTGAGCGCTGAGGACTCCGAAACAGGATCCAAGAAGCGAAAACGGGGTGCAGACGGTTCAAGCGGGAAGCCTACAGAACATTCCACGATCATCTTTACAGCAACCAAGCATCACGTCGAGTACCTCGCCAACTTACTGATTTATGCCGGTTTCGCTGTTTCCTATGTCTACGGATCCCTTGATCAGACTGCGCGAAGAATTCAGGTCGAAGACTTTCGAAGAGGCAAGACAAACATTCTTGTCGTTACTGATGTTGCTGCTCGTGGTATCGATATTCCAGTTCTTGCCAATGTCATCAACTTCGACTTTCCTCCCCAGCCCAAGGTTTTTGTTCATCGAGTTGGTCGTACTGCTCGAGCAGGCCAACGTGGTTGGAGTTACAGTCTCGTAAGAGATACTGACGCTCCTTATCTCCTTGACCTTCAGCTGTTCCTTGGTAAGAGACTTGTTATTGGTCAGGAGGCCAAAAACCCATCATTTGCAGATGATGTGGTTGTTGGCGCATTAAAACGAGACCCTGTGGAAGCTCAGGTCGAATGGTTTAACAAAGCTTTGTACGAAAGTGAGGACATCTCAGCGCTACGAGGAGTTGCtatcaaggcagagaagctctACTTGAGAACAAGGAACTCGGCAGCTAGTCAAAGTGCGAAGCGATCGAAAGAATTGGTTGGAAGTGAGGGTTGGACACAACTTCATGCACTTTTTGGGGAGGACGTTGATGGAGCTGAACAAGCACGAGCCAATATGTTGGCTAGAATCAGTGGTTTCAGGCCTCAGGAGACTATCTTTGAGATCGGTGGACGTCGAGACAAGGGAACTACTGAAGCTGCCGAAGTAATGAAGCAATTGAGAAAGAGAATTACGCCACGAAGGCAaacagagaagaaggatgacGACGATTTCGATGGCATTGATGACGATGTGCCAGTTGGTGCCGAGGTGGACGCCATGtctgatgaagatgaagaccaGATGGATGTGGACGAGGCCCCTGAGGAGTCAGATGATGGCTTGGAGGTCACCGtctccaacaccaactcaAAGAAGGGACAGACGGATTGGCGAGACTCAGAAGTTTTCATGTCTTACACACCTCGAACATTCAACGCCGCCGAGGAACGTGGCTACGGCGTGTCGTCCGGTGGCCAGGACTCTTCCAACTTTGTGGAGGCTGCTCGTGGCGTGACCATGGATCTTACAAATGATGAGAACGCCAAGAGCTTCGGTGAGCCAACTCGCTCAAAGATGCGTTGGGACAAGAAGTCGAAGAAGTATGTGTCACGAGAGAACGACGACGACGGATCCAAGGGTGCCAAGATGATCCGTGGCGAGAGTGGTGTCAAGATCGCAGCCAGCTTCCAAAGTGGCCGCTTCGACAAGTGGAAGCGTGCCAACCGTCTCGGCAAACTCCCTCACGTCGGCGAGGCAGAACGTCCTGGCGGTGCGAACCATGTCGCCCACATTCCCTCTGGTGTCCGCTACAAACACAAGCAGGAGAGGGCACCAAAGGAGGCAGACAAGTACCGCGACGACTTCCAGGTTCGCAAGAAGCGTGTCGACGAGGCGAGAGAGAAGCGCGTGGGTCGTTTCCGCGATGGTATGGGAAGCAAGAAGGAACTCAAGGGCAGGGACGATATCCGCAAGGCAAGacaggagaaggagaagaagaggctcaAGAACGCTCGTCCTACCAGGAAGAAGTGA
- a CDS encoding molecular chaperone DnaJ, with amino-acid sequence MNPSLISKAAAPARVLAQNAPKIQCLKKGAQLHTAAWRAGSQNQSSLRKRTRAPSAKRLFHATNAVQQKDPYQALGVSKSASAGEIKKAYYGLAKKFHPDTNKDPQAKDKFADIQSAYEILSDPKKREQYDQFGAAGFDPSGGGAPGGGGGFGGGHPFSGFGGFGTQGGFGGFGGQGGFGGGVNFEDIFSAFTGQQGFGRRGRQQAHQQEILVGDNVEVQATISFMEAAKGTSKTISLTPLSTCGTCKGNGLKAGTSRSACSACDGTGTRVHFMQGGFQMASTCGTCEGTGTVIPKGAECKTCSGDGVVRERKSITVDIPAGIEDGMRLRVDGAGDAPATGRSSDPNARGQNGDLYVFIRVAKDPKFRRDGSNILYTANIPLTTALLGGHAEIPTLDGTVNVKVATGTNTGDKITLPGMGMKRLGSRRGVNGDLRVEYRVSMPKYLTANQRTIVELLADEMGDKTAKRVMGVGSSR; translated from the exons ATGAATCCTAGTTTGATATCAAAGGCCGCCGCTCCTGCGCGTGTGCTGGCGCAAAATGCACCTAAGATTCAGTGTTTAAAGAAAGGTGCCCAGCTTCACACTGCGGCATGGCGGGCCGGCTCTCAAAACCAATCTTctttgaggaagaggactCGAGCTCCTTCAGCGAAGCGG TTGTTCCATGCTACAAATGCCGTCCAGCAGAAGGATCCTTACCAGGCTCTTGGTGTTAGTAAGAGCGCATCGGCCGGCGAGATTAAAAAGGCATACTACGGCCTAGCGAAAAAGTTCCATCCCGATACGAATAAGGACCCCCAGGCCAAGGATAAGTTCGCCGATATTCAATCCGCATACGAGATTCTGTCCGACCCCAAGAAGCGCGAGCAGTACGACCAATTCGGCGCCGCTGGCTTCGATCCCAGCGGGGGAGGTGCCccaggtggtggtggtggtttcgGTGGAGGGCACCCATTCTCTGGCTTTGGAGGATTTGGTACACAAGGAGGATTCGGCGGCTTTGGCGGACAGGGAGGTTTCGGAGGTGGTGTCAACTTCGAGGATATATTTTCAGCATTTACCGGACAACAAGGCTTTGGACGCCGTGGACGACagcaagctcatcagcagGAGATCTTGGTCGGTGACAATGTCGAAGTTCAAGCTACTATCAGCTTTATGGAGGCGGCGAAAGGCACCAGCAAGACGATTTCGCTCACACCACTCAGCACATGCGGTACATGCAAGGGTAACGGCCTGAAAGCCGGCACATCGAGGAGTGCCTGCAGTGCTTGTGATGGAACTGGAACTCGAGTACACTTCATGCAGGGTGGCTTCCAAATGGCATCTACTTGCGGAACTTGTGAGGGTACCGGTACGGTTATTCCCAAGGGAGCTGAGTGCAAGACATGCTCAggagatggtgttgtgagGGAGAGAAAGTCAATCACGGTGGATATCCCTGCCGGTATCGAGGATGGTATGCGACTTCGAGTTGACGGTGCTGGTGACGCGCCTGCTACTGGCCGATCTTCCGACCCCAATGCTCGTGGCCAGAACGGAGATCTATACGTCTTTATCCGAGTTGCCAAGGACCCCAAGTTCCGTCGAGACGGCTCCAACATTCTTTACACTGCCAATATTCCTCTTACAACTGCCTTACTGGGTGGCCATGCAGAGATCCCTACTCTGGATGGAACAGTCAATGTCAAAGTTGCCACTGGTACCAATACTGGTGACAAGATCACACTTCCTGGTATGGGAATGAAGCGTCTCGGTTCTCGACGTGGTGTCAACGGTGATCTCCGGGTCGAATACCGAGTCAGTATGCCCAAGTATCTTACGGCCAACCAGCGAACTATCGTTGAGTTGCTTGCCGACGAAATGGGTGATAAGACTGCCAAGCGTGTGATGGGCGTCGGTTCTTCAAGGTAA
- a CDS encoding DnaJ like subfamily C member 8: protein MSSKDSKEDKDALDALELEAKEFDKDAEIDRILKAFRLDAYAVLDLQPGVPDSDIKVTYRKKSLLIHPDKTKNPLAPDAFDRLKKAQTELMDEKHRARLDEAIADARMLLIRENKWTVDSEELKTEEFRKMWRAKARDVLIDNEHRRRRQMKAQLQEEGREQRRTDAEVEERKRKRQHEQDWEATRDERISSWRQFQKGSGGEKKKKKKLKPIG from the exons ATGTCCAGCAAAGATTCgaaagaagataaagacgCGCTCGAtgctcttgagcttgaagccaaagaatTTGATAAG GATGCTGAGATTGACCGCATCTTGAAGGCATTTCGCCTCGACGC TTATGCCGTTCTTGATCTCCAACCTGGTGTCCCTGACTCAGACATCAAAGTTACTTACCGCAAGAAGTCTCTCCTCATCCATCCCGATAAAACAAAGAATCCACTGGCTCCAGATGCGTTCGATCGGCTAAAGAAGGCCCAGACAGAGCTTATGGACGAGAAGCACCGTGCACGACTAGATGAAGCTATCGCGGACGCTCGAATGTTGCTTATTCGCGAAAACAAATGGACGGTGGACAgcgaagagctcaagacggAAGAGTTCCGAAAGATGTGGCGCGCAAAGGCCCGAGATGTTCTCATTGATAACGAGCATCGCCGACGTCGCCAGATGAAAGCCCAGCTCCAGGAAGAAGGTCGTGAACAACGACGTACTGATGCCGAGGTGGAAGAGCGTAAGCGCAAGCGACAGCATGAACAGGATTGGGAAGCCACCCGGGATGAGCGGATCAGCAGCTGGCGACAATTCCAGAAAGGATCGGGTGgcgagaagaaaaagaagaagaagctcaagcccATCGGCTAG
- a CDS encoding molecular chaperone DnaJ, translated as MNPSLISKAAAPARVLAQNAPKIQCLKKGAQLHTAAWRAGSQNQSSLRKRTRAPSAKRLFHATNAVQQKDPYQALGVSKSASAGEIKKAYYGLAKKFHPDTNKDPQAKDKFADIQSAYEILSDPKKREQYDQFGAAGFDPSGGGAPGGGGGFGGGHPFSGFGGFGTQGGFGGFGGQGGFGGGVNFEDIFSAFTGQQGFGRRGRQQAHQQEILVGDNVEVQATISFMEAAKGTSKTISLTPLSTCGTCKGNGLKAGTSRSACSACDGTGTRVHFMQGGFQMASTCGTCEGTGTVIPKGAECKTCSGDGVVRERKSITVDIPAGIEDGMRLRVDGAGDAPATGRSSDPNARGQNGDLYVFIRVAKDPKFRRDGSNILYTANIPLTTALLGGHAEIPTLDGTVNVKVATGTNTGDKITLPGMGMKRLGSRRGVNGDLRVEYRVSMPKYLTANQRTIVELLADEMGDKTAKRVMGVGSSRDPNDPESHKNEGFLKSLWHTLTNNPAHQKVDDDSSENDGSSKKSDDKDKK; from the exons ATGAATCCTAGTTTGATATCAAAGGCCGCCGCTCCTGCGCGTGTGCTGGCGCAAAATGCACCTAAGATTCAGTGTTTAAAGAAAGGTGCCCAGCTTCACACTGCGGCATGGCGGGCCGGCTCTCAAAACCAATCTTctttgaggaagaggactCGAGCTCCTTCAGCGAAGCGG TTGTTCCATGCTACAAATGCCGTCCAGCAGAAGGATCCTTACCAGGCTCTTGGTGTTAGTAAGAGCGCATCGGCCGGCGAGATTAAAAAGGCATACTACGGCCTAGCGAAAAAGTTCCATCCCGATACGAATAAGGACCCCCAGGCCAAGGATAAGTTCGCCGATATTCAATCCGCATACGAGATTCTGTCCGACCCCAAGAAGCGCGAGCAGTACGACCAATTCGGCGCCGCTGGCTTCGATCCCAGCGGGGGAGGTGCCccaggtggtggtggtggtttcgGTGGAGGGCACCCATTCTCTGGCTTTGGAGGATTTGGTACACAAGGAGGATTCGGCGGCTTTGGCGGACAGGGAGGTTTCGGAGGTGGTGTCAACTTCGAGGATATATTTTCAGCATTTACCGGACAACAAGGCTTTGGACGCCGTGGACGACagcaagctcatcagcagGAGATCTTGGTCGGTGACAATGTCGAAGTTCAAGCTACTATCAGCTTTATGGAGGCGGCGAAAGGCACCAGCAAGACGATTTCGCTCACACCACTCAGCACATGCGGTACATGCAAGGGTAACGGCCTGAAAGCCGGCACATCGAGGAGTGCCTGCAGTGCTTGTGATGGAACTGGAACTCGAGTACACTTCATGCAGGGTGGCTTCCAAATGGCATCTACTTGCGGAACTTGTGAGGGTACCGGTACGGTTATTCCCAAGGGAGCTGAGTGCAAGACATGCTCAggagatggtgttgtgagGGAGAGAAAGTCAATCACGGTGGATATCCCTGCCGGTATCGAGGATGGTATGCGACTTCGAGTTGACGGTGCTGGTGACGCGCCTGCTACTGGCCGATCTTCCGACCCCAATGCTCGTGGCCAGAACGGAGATCTATACGTCTTTATCCGAGTTGCCAAGGACCCCAAGTTCCGTCGAGACGGCTCCAACATTCTTTACACTGCCAATATTCCTCTTACAACTGCCTTACTGGGTGGCCATGCAGAGATCCCTACTCTGGATGGAACAGTCAATGTCAAAGTTGCCACTGGTACCAATACTGGTGACAAGATCACACTTCCTGGTATGGGAATGAAGCGTCTCGGTTCTCGACGTGGTGTCAACGGTGATCTCCGGGTCGAATACCGAGTCAGTATGCCCAAGTATCTTACGGCCAACCAGCGAACTATCGTTGAGTTGCTTGCCGACGAAATGGGTGATAAGACTGCCAAGCGTGTGATGGGCGTCGGTTCTTCAAG GGACCCAAATGACCCTGAATCGCACAAGAATGAGGGCTTCCTCAAATCGCTTTGGCACACACTGACCAATAATCCCGCTCACCAAAAGGTGGATGATGATTCAAGCGAGAATGACGGCTCAAGCAAGAAATCTGATGATAAggataagaaataa